One segment of Gilliamella sp. ESL0441 DNA contains the following:
- a CDS encoding filamentous hemagglutinin N-terminal domain-containing protein, producing the protein MNKNFYRIVFNKTRGLFVVVSEIVKSHQATTSCNRKAKKADINQNLDNNTKFSTLKPLVFLSYVALGMISIVGTSYAKSIVVDQSANQNQRPIVKELQNGTTQINITAPSKNGVSHNKYTQFDVSKKGVILNNATGGTNTQLAGIVNGNPLLQNSAKVILNEVNSNNISQLNGYIEVAGQKAQVIIANPAGITCDGCGFINADRATLTTGKPIVTNGNLEGYLVEKGQIQITGNGLNNSGQDYSDLIARSVNINAKLWANKEINVITGKAKVSADLKHIDKQGIDNNVGQPEFGIDVSRLGGMYADKIRMVGTEHGVGVRNNGTLLANAGTLTVTNDGKVINAGYISSAQNLEFKTTYGGIENHSTIESSKNIVLSSKAEIKNVDRLNAQGDITLNAESWVGNQGLISSGKQITTTSKEFDNSYSANIKAQNLKIDANMAKNTGNINVNDTINLLANQFENNKKLAAKKEVTINSRKFKNDWKGKIESNNIKIFGDEFVNYGQLVADNRLTMNVKSITNLNELVGRNEIRINSIEFSNKKDGIINAYDAEVITQNFDSDGTILTGALDISAEINYNNGINGKIIADYFKLINPHKSVNEGLIDVGYFYELGSDFINTAFGKIKVGELYANNDYFENKGSVYSSSKIIVESNDFYNNGQFDAIKTLKVNQNKNFKNDWQGTINANLIDFDQQIVNESFSNFGSIQSKDQIKIKSKDFYNQGKILAKHELSIQGDKLKNEMNASISADKIDLSGTTLENKGLITAQDSLNIGVKQLYNKFKLLSDENLDINTSYFSNEGNESIVKADLVTIFADKLDNHSTFNATNDLQIIVSNIYNQGRFTSNNHIGIYSADFKNDWAAHVDADKLDIAGGKMHNMNEIKANRYITINVSDFYNNKSLFTFGNLEIGGTNFKNDWYGVIKAENLDILSTQLSNYGKFETSNLMNIVTKKFYNYGRVDSDMHIWLYADYFRNDWKAVMNANYIKTKVTNIENYGSIKGIINDENQL; encoded by the coding sequence ATGAATAAAAATTTTTATCGCATTGTTTTTAATAAAACTCGTGGTTTGTTCGTTGTGGTATCTGAAATTGTAAAATCACATCAAGCGACAACAAGTTGCAATCGAAAAGCTAAAAAAGCTGATATTAACCAAAATTTAGATAACAATACAAAATTTAGCACATTAAAACCACTTGTATTTTTATCCTATGTTGCATTAGGTATGATAAGTATTGTTGGTACAAGCTATGCAAAAAGTATTGTGGTTGATCAGTCGGCTAATCAAAATCAACGTCCTATCGTTAAAGAGTTGCAGAATGGTACAACACAAATAAATATTACTGCACCGAGTAAAAACGGCGTGTCTCATAATAAATATACTCAATTTGATGTATCAAAAAAGGGTGTGATTCTTAATAATGCTACCGGTGGCACAAATACACAGCTAGCGGGAATTGTAAATGGTAATCCATTATTACAAAACAGTGCAAAAGTTATTTTAAATGAAGTTAATTCTAATAATATCAGTCAATTGAATGGTTACATAGAAGTCGCTGGGCAAAAAGCACAGGTGATCATCGCCAATCCAGCCGGGATCACCTGTGATGGTTGTGGGTTTATCAATGCTGATAGAGCGACGTTAACAACCGGTAAACCGATTGTAACAAATGGTAATCTAGAAGGTTATTTAGTCGAAAAAGGTCAAATTCAAATTACAGGTAATGGTCTAAATAATAGTGGACAAGATTATAGCGATCTGATCGCTCGAAGTGTCAATATCAATGCTAAATTATGGGCAAATAAGGAAATCAATGTTATCACGGGTAAAGCAAAAGTTAGCGCTGATTTAAAACATATCGATAAACAAGGCATTGATAATAACGTTGGACAACCCGAGTTTGGCATAGATGTCTCAAGATTAGGGGGCATGTATGCGGATAAAATTAGAATGGTTGGGACAGAACATGGCGTTGGTGTACGAAATAATGGTACGTTATTGGCAAATGCAGGAACATTAACTGTAACTAACGATGGCAAAGTAATTAATGCTGGTTATATCAGTTCAGCGCAAAACCTTGAATTCAAAACGACTTATGGTGGAATTGAAAACCATTCAACAATTGAAAGTTCAAAAAACATTGTATTATCCAGTAAAGCAGAAATAAAAAATGTTGATAGATTAAATGCGCAAGGTGATATCACGCTTAATGCAGAAAGTTGGGTTGGTAACCAAGGATTAATATCTTCGGGTAAACAGATTACAACAACGAGTAAAGAGTTTGATAATAGTTATTCAGCAAATATAAAAGCGCAAAATCTAAAAATTGATGCGAATATGGCAAAAAATACAGGCAATATTAACGTAAATGACACAATTAATCTGCTCGCAAATCAGTTTGAAAATAATAAAAAATTAGCTGCTAAAAAAGAAGTCACTATAAACAGTAGAAAATTCAAAAATGATTGGAAAGGCAAAATTGAATCAAATAATATCAAAATTTTTGGTGACGAATTTGTCAATTATGGTCAACTTGTTGCCGACAATAGATTAACTATGAATGTTAAAAGTATCACGAATCTTAATGAATTAGTGGGAAGAAACGAAATCAGGATTAATAGTATAGAATTTTCTAACAAAAAAGACGGAATAATAAACGCTTATGATGCGGAAGTTATAACACAAAATTTCGATTCTGATGGTACAATTTTAACTGGCGCATTGGATATATCTGCTGAAATAAACTATAACAATGGCATCAATGGCAAAATAATAGCTGATTATTTCAAGTTAATAAATCCACATAAAAGTGTTAACGAAGGTCTTATCGATGTAGGCTATTTTTATGAATTGGGTAGTGACTTTATTAATACCGCTTTTGGCAAAATAAAAGTCGGTGAATTATATGCCAATAATGATTATTTTGAAAATAAAGGTTCGGTATACTCATCCAGTAAAATAATCGTTGAAAGTAATGATTTTTACAATAATGGTCAATTTGATGCAATAAAAACTCTAAAAGTAAATCAGAATAAGAATTTTAAAAATGATTGGCAAGGAACAATCAACGCTAATTTAATTGATTTCGACCAACAGATCGTCAATGAAAGTTTTTCTAACTTTGGTTCGATACAGTCAAAAGATCAAATTAAAATTAAATCTAAGGATTTTTATAACCAAGGGAAGATATTGGCGAAACATGAATTAAGCATTCAGGGTGACAAACTAAAAAATGAGATGAATGCTTCAATAAGCGCTGACAAAATTGATCTATCCGGTACAACATTAGAAAATAAAGGTTTAATAACTGCTCAAGATTCCCTAAATATTGGGGTGAAACAGTTATATAATAAATTTAAGTTATTATCTGATGAAAATTTAGATATTAATACTTCATATTTTTCGAATGAAGGAAATGAAAGTATTGTCAAAGCTGATTTAGTGACAATATTTGCTGATAAACTGGACAATCATAGTACCTTTAATGCGACTAATGATCTACAAATCATTGTTAGCAACATCTACAATCAAGGTAGGTTTACATCAAATAATCATATTGGTATATATAGTGCAGACTTTAAAAATGATTGGGCAGCTCATGTTGATGCCGATAAACTGGATATCGCCGGTGGAAAAATGCACAACATGAACGAAATAAAAGCTAATCGATATATTACTATCAATGTTAGTGATTTTTACAATAACAAATCCTTATTTACATTTGGAAATCTAGAAATAGGCGGCACCAATTTTAAAAATGATTGGTATGGTGTAATTAAAGCTGAAAACCTAGATATTCTTTCAACTCAGTTATCGAATTATGGAAAATTTGAAACAAGTAATTTAATGAATATTGTGACAAAGAAATTTTATAATTACGGACGAGTTGATTCTGATATGCACATCTGGTTATACGCTGATTATTTTAGAAATGATTGGAAAGCCGTAATGAATGCAAATTACATTAAAACGAAAGTGACTAACATTGAAAATTATGGATCAATAAAAGGAATTATTAATGATGAAAATCAATTGTAA
- a CDS encoding ShlB/FhaC/HecB family hemolysin secretion/activation protein: MKIRTLSIIIVSFIISSNTSARQLPTPEEQKISNQQLIYQQERQKATEEALSSRAPKVSLSSPIKNVKTIDFPEEQFCFPIQHVELLERDNLPFTIPLNSLAKQAEGRCLGGKGLNLLMTELQNQLIGYGYITTRVLAPQQDLNTGIFKLLLLKGTVQDIIYTSDSDQYASLMTTMPLKRGDLLNLRAIEQGLENLQRIPTASAQIELVPGSGQGESNIIIKRKQSKYWRLGLSFDNSGTKDTGRNQGGLTFYLDNPLGLSDSFYVSGGHDLEGRSKYGSKNYIFSYSVPYGYWLLDASIYGNTYHQKISGIVDYEYKGRSKYYNLQLSRVLHRNESQKTILSYGVNMRESSNYLNDIEIEIQHRKTSNWQLGLQHSHYIDNIVLYAGAWYQKGVRWFGAQEAPEEYAKIGSALTDIFKVNLSVYVPFKLANQNFGYSFDYNGQMTRRNKLTPPDRFSIGSRWTVRGFDGEEMLSADNGWYVRNELTWIAPINQQWYLGIDTGGVSGGNSEKLSGKRLIGSVVGVRGRQFGIYYDMFAGVPIYKPKKFDTNHLTLGFYFNWTY, from the coding sequence ATGAAAATCAGAACGTTATCAATTATAATTGTAAGCTTTATCATTTCCTCCAATACGAGTGCAAGACAATTACCTACGCCGGAAGAACAAAAAATAAGTAATCAGCAGCTTATTTACCAACAAGAAAGGCAAAAAGCAACAGAAGAAGCTTTATCTTCTAGAGCGCCCAAAGTAAGTTTGTCATCCCCAATAAAAAATGTAAAAACTATCGATTTTCCAGAAGAACAATTTTGTTTTCCTATTCAACATGTTGAGTTATTAGAAAGAGATAATCTACCCTTTACTATCCCACTTAATTCTTTAGCTAAGCAAGCAGAGGGGCGTTGTTTAGGAGGGAAGGGACTCAATTTACTTATGACGGAATTACAAAATCAATTAATTGGCTATGGTTATATAACAACACGAGTTCTCGCTCCTCAACAAGATTTAAACACAGGCATATTTAAATTATTATTACTCAAAGGGACTGTACAAGATATTATTTATACATCTGATAGTGATCAGTATGCAAGTTTAATGACCACAATGCCTTTAAAAAGAGGCGATCTATTAAATCTCCGTGCTATAGAGCAAGGTCTTGAAAACCTACAACGAATTCCAACTGCAAGCGCTCAAATTGAATTGGTACCCGGTTCTGGTCAAGGTGAAAGCAATATAATTATTAAACGTAAACAATCTAAATATTGGCGATTAGGCTTATCATTCGATAACTCGGGTACAAAAGATACCGGACGAAATCAAGGTGGGCTGACATTTTATCTCGATAATCCTTTAGGTCTTAGTGATAGTTTTTATGTTTCAGGCGGACATGATCTGGAAGGAAGAAGTAAATACGGTTCTAAAAATTATATTTTTTCTTATTCAGTACCCTATGGCTATTGGCTTTTAGATGCATCGATATATGGTAACACTTATCACCAAAAGATTTCGGGAATTGTAGATTATGAATATAAAGGACGAAGCAAATATTATAATTTACAACTTAGCCGAGTTTTACATCGCAATGAATCTCAAAAAACGATACTGAGTTATGGCGTTAACATGCGAGAATCAAGTAACTATTTAAATGATATTGAAATAGAGATTCAACATCGCAAAACCAGTAACTGGCAATTGGGGTTACAGCATAGTCACTATATTGACAATATAGTACTTTATGCTGGCGCTTGGTATCAAAAAGGTGTGCGCTGGTTTGGCGCCCAAGAGGCACCAGAAGAATATGCGAAAATTGGTAGTGCTTTAACAGATATTTTCAAAGTTAATCTTTCTGTATATGTTCCTTTTAAATTAGCCAACCAAAACTTTGGTTATAGTTTTGATTATAATGGACAAATGACCAGACGTAATAAATTAACTCCTCCAGATCGCTTTTCTATAGGTAGCCGTTGGACTGTGCGAGGGTTTGATGGTGAAGAAATGTTGAGTGCTGATAATGGATGGTATGTACGAAATGAACTTACATGGATTGCCCCGATTAATCAACAATGGTATTTAGGAATAGATACCGGCGGTGTTTCTGGCGGGAATTCAGAAAAATTATCAGGTAAAAGGTTAATTGGTTCCGTTGTTGGTGTAAGAGGACGTCAATTTGGTATTTATTATGACATGTTTGCTGGCGTGCCTATCTATAAACCCAAAAAGTTTGACACTAATCACCTAACGCTAGGATTCTACTTTAATTGGACTTATTAA
- a CDS encoding aminodeoxychorismate/anthranilate synthase component II has translation MIVLIDNYDSFTFNIYDYLCRAGANVKVIKNDELTIEELKKINFSKLVISPGPGTPDNAGISLTALHEFINRCPILGICLGHQAIAQYFGYSIIKAPIPMHGKMDDITHDGSGLFYGIKNPLSVVRYHSLIACDNVISHQSPLMVTARNKQGLIMGLRHKELPIESVQFHPEAIKTECGLQIIQNFVSK, from the coding sequence TTGATAGTATTAATTGATAATTATGACTCTTTTACTTTTAATATTTACGATTATCTATGTCGAGCAGGTGCCAACGTTAAAGTTATCAAAAATGATGAATTAACCATTGAAGAACTAAAAAAAATCAACTTTTCTAAACTTGTCATTTCACCTGGTCCAGGCACCCCTGATAATGCAGGTATTTCACTGACAGCATTGCACGAATTTATTAATCGTTGTCCAATTTTAGGCATCTGTTTGGGGCATCAAGCTATAGCTCAATATTTTGGGTATTCCATTATTAAAGCCCCAATACCTATGCATGGTAAAATGGATGATATCACTCATGATGGTAGCGGACTTTTTTATGGTATTAAAAATCCCTTGTCAGTAGTACGTTATCATTCATTAATCGCTTGCGATAATGTAATATCACACCAATCACCATTGATGGTAACTGCTCGAAATAAACAAGGATTAATTATGGGACTACGCCATAAAGAATTACCTATCGAATCAGTTCAATTTCATCCTGAAGCGATCAAAACCGAATGCGGTTTACAAATAATTCAAAATTTTGTTTCTAAATAG
- the pabB gene encoding aminodeoxychorismate synthase component I has translation MKVYIDFEGQHKCFSNPIKIFKSTNIESIKQQLDEIEKLVHQGYYAVGYLAYECASAFTASNKTQSLDQQNTDLPLLLFGIFNNFTLTDVPNTNNFVPKPSDLNYDTSLEEYHKKIDYIRSQIKLGNTYQTNYTIRINASFNENPIDYYFFLQKNNQANYCAYLEYNDNYILSISPELFFKIDNSTITTKPMKGTVARGLTTQQDQEQLKRLLSEKNLAENMMIVDLLRNDLSRISKSGSVTVPKLFTTEKYPTLWQLTSTIEGQLQKDVSLYQIFQALFPCGSITGAPKTSTMQIISDIENSPRGVYCGTIGYIQPFMEKALFNIPIRTLTINNQQMSYGVGGGITWDSTSQDEYNEILTKAAILNRKLPIPEYIIESLLLEDGQFFLFDAHLTRLADSADYFSFVCDIQTIKLNLIELANSLPKLRYKIRISLPKDGKYNISLSAINEPFKISELAFAPNCVNSNNVYLYHKTSIREHFPQLTEGKECINFNQNDEITEFVNGNIALFINHQWVTPKISSGLLSGTLRQFYLSHRQLLEKTITKADILKAEKIAFINSVRKWIDIDMQVLNRFKQQLQDSTNK, from the coding sequence ATGAAAGTTTATATTGATTTTGAAGGGCAACATAAGTGTTTTAGTAATCCCATTAAAATTTTCAAATCTACAAATATTGAGTCTATAAAACAACAATTAGACGAAATAGAAAAATTAGTTCACCAAGGCTATTATGCAGTTGGTTATCTTGCCTATGAATGTGCCAGTGCTTTTACTGCGTCAAATAAAACCCAATCTCTTGATCAGCAAAATACAGATTTGCCTTTACTACTTTTTGGTATTTTCAATAATTTCACTCTGACCGACGTACCAAATACAAATAATTTTGTACCCAAACCATCTGATTTAAATTACGATACTTCTCTAGAAGAATATCATAAAAAGATCGATTATATTCGGTCCCAGATTAAACTTGGTAATACGTATCAAACTAATTATACTATTCGAATAAATGCATCTTTTAATGAAAATCCCATTGATTATTACTTTTTCCTTCAGAAAAATAATCAAGCAAATTATTGCGCATATTTAGAATATAATGACAATTATATTCTATCCATATCACCTGAATTATTTTTTAAAATAGACAATTCAACGATAACGACAAAACCGATGAAAGGGACTGTCGCTCGAGGATTAACAACACAACAAGATCAAGAGCAATTAAAACGACTCTTATCTGAAAAAAATCTAGCTGAAAATATGATGATTGTGGATTTGCTGCGCAATGATTTAAGTCGAATTTCAAAATCTGGCTCTGTCACTGTGCCAAAATTGTTTACAACAGAAAAATATCCAACGTTGTGGCAACTAACCTCAACAATTGAAGGGCAATTACAAAAAGACGTGAGTCTATATCAGATCTTTCAAGCGCTATTTCCTTGCGGTTCAATTACCGGTGCTCCAAAAACGAGTACGATGCAAATCATTTCTGATATTGAAAATTCGCCACGCGGTGTCTATTGTGGAACAATTGGTTATATCCAACCATTTATGGAAAAAGCGTTATTTAATATTCCTATCCGCACCTTAACGATTAATAATCAACAGATGTCCTATGGTGTTGGAGGAGGAATTACTTGGGATTCGACATCACAAGATGAATATAACGAAATCTTGACTAAAGCTGCAATATTAAACCGTAAGCTACCTATACCTGAATATATCATAGAATCGCTTTTGCTTGAGGACGGACAATTTTTTTTGTTTGATGCGCATTTGACAAGATTAGCTGATTCAGCTGATTATTTTAGCTTTGTGTGTGATATACAGACGATTAAACTTAATCTTATCGAATTAGCAAATTCATTACCTAAACTTAGGTATAAAATTAGAATTTCACTACCCAAAGATGGTAAGTATAACATTAGCTTAAGTGCCATTAATGAGCCGTTTAAAATAAGCGAACTCGCATTTGCTCCTAATTGCGTTAATAGTAATAATGTTTATCTTTATCATAAAACATCAATTCGAGAACATTTTCCTCAATTGACCGAAGGTAAGGAATGTATCAACTTCAATCAAAATGATGAAATCACCGAATTTGTTAATGGAAACATTGCATTATTTATCAACCATCAATGGGTGACGCCTAAAATATCATCAGGATTACTATCAGGAACTCTGCGACAATTTTATTTATCGCATCGGCAATTATTAGAAAAAACAATCACCAAAGCAGATATATTAAAAGCTGAAAAGATAGCATTTATCAATAGTGTTCGTAAATGGATTGACATCGATATGCAGGTATTAAATCGTTTTAAACAGCAACTACAAGATTCTACAAATAAGTAA
- a CDS encoding ABC-type transport auxiliary lipoprotein family protein: protein MRKITKFSTIAVLSLFMILTGCSSSSPDKSYYQLASGLPSHNLQKIKTTNGFIWIESIDVASFLNKPGIVLQTEDIKYVTAKNNLWVSTLSQQLGDRLEQDLTVYLPNYLVSTKSITTPNLTVKLFIDGFHGSHTGDAIVKGRWVVKDSQDRIKTKSFERHVPLTNNGYDALVEALSKGWQDEESDFANSIKD, encoded by the coding sequence ATGAGAAAAATAACAAAATTTTCAACGATCGCTGTTTTATCGTTGTTCATGATATTAACGGGATGCTCATCCAGCTCACCTGATAAAAGCTATTATCAGTTAGCGAGTGGTTTGCCATCTCATAATTTACAAAAAATAAAAACAACGAACGGTTTTATATGGATTGAATCGATAGATGTTGCCAGTTTTTTGAATAAACCGGGTATCGTGTTGCAAACAGAAGATATCAAATATGTTACAGCAAAAAATAATTTATGGGTATCAACGCTTTCACAACAGTTAGGTGATCGTTTGGAGCAAGATCTTACCGTTTATTTACCCAATTATTTAGTATCAACCAAATCAATTACCACTCCAAATTTGACTGTAAAATTATTTATTGATGGATTTCATGGTAGTCATACCGGGGATGCTATAGTAAAAGGGCGGTGGGTAGTGAAAGATAGTCAAGATAGGATTAAAACAAAATCTTTTGAACGTCATGTACCATTGACTAACAATGGTTACGACGCATTAGTCGAAGCCTTATCTAAAGGTTGGCAGGACGAAGAGTCAGATTTTGCAAATTCTATTAAGGATTAA
- the pqiB gene encoding intermembrane transport protein PqiB: MTTSNRLAKIIKIRAISAIWIIPIVTAIVGLWIIYSHFADRGTSFTLLARDANGIVAGKTVIKNRSVDVGIIDEVTLSNDYKQVVIKGRIYNGMDPLLKNDSIFWVVKPEIGRDGVTGLGTILSGIYIELVSGNDTHSFRNDPFVLSDNPPLSDPSIRGIRLNLESDQSGMIPRGASVMFRGYRVGNVETSSFDVDARKMKYQVFIKEPYDVLVTQNVRFWKEGGVNLTLSSMGASLNFPSLDVLMSGGISFDLPDGSKLGAPAKQYDLYKLYDDRKSIQESQYTDYKEFLIMISDSISGLNVGSPVEYRGIRLGSVSKVPFYTPEMLKASPILNQKVPVLIKIEPERLSELVEEKINIAKLIIDEQKNGLRASLKTSNLFTGALYIDLDFYPDLKDQYSEENAKQFGYDTIETTSTGIAQIQAKILQLLDNFNNLPLNKTMDQFNQSLASTESLIKSLNRMMSSKEMQNMPKDLQKTLRSLSETLKEFQPGSEMNNQMKENLQKIQQMMDELTPLLNTLNDKSNALIFSAPDKQDLEPKAKGKK, from the coding sequence ATGACAACTTCAAATAGATTAGCAAAAATAATTAAAATCAGAGCTATCTCGGCAATATGGATTATTCCTATTGTTACAGCTATTGTAGGGCTTTGGATAATTTATTCACATTTTGCTGATAGAGGCACTTCTTTCACACTCTTAGCAAGAGATGCTAATGGTATTGTTGCTGGAAAAACAGTGATTAAAAACCGCAGTGTTGATGTGGGGATCATTGATGAAGTGACATTATCTAATGATTACAAACAAGTAGTCATTAAAGGACGTATCTATAATGGAATGGATCCTTTACTTAAAAATGATTCTATATTTTGGGTGGTAAAACCAGAGATAGGTCGTGATGGTGTAACTGGCTTAGGCACAATTCTATCTGGAATTTATATTGAATTAGTATCTGGAAACGATACGCATAGTTTCCGAAATGATCCTTTTGTCTTATCGGATAACCCACCATTATCTGATCCGAGTATTAGAGGAATACGATTAAATTTAGAAAGCGATCAAAGTGGCATGATTCCTCGTGGCGCATCGGTTATGTTTAGAGGTTATCGTGTTGGTAATGTTGAGACTTCATCATTTGATGTTGATGCCCGAAAAATGAAATACCAAGTTTTCATTAAAGAGCCTTATGATGTTTTAGTCACACAAAATGTCAGATTTTGGAAAGAAGGAGGGGTCAATCTTACCCTTTCTTCCATGGGGGCTAGTTTAAATTTTCCATCGCTTGATGTATTAATGTCAGGTGGAATTAGCTTTGATTTACCAGATGGTTCTAAATTGGGTGCCCCAGCTAAACAATATGATTTATATAAATTATATGATGATAGAAAATCAATACAAGAATCCCAATATACAGACTATAAAGAGTTTCTGATCATGATTTCAGATTCTATATCTGGACTCAATGTAGGATCGCCTGTGGAGTATCGTGGTATTAGATTAGGTAGCGTAAGTAAAGTACCATTCTATACGCCAGAAATGTTAAAAGCATCACCAATATTGAATCAAAAAGTACCTGTGTTAATTAAGATTGAACCAGAACGTTTATCTGAATTGGTAGAAGAAAAAATTAATATTGCAAAACTCATTATCGATGAGCAAAAAAATGGATTAAGAGCTTCATTAAAAACATCTAATTTGTTTACAGGCGCACTTTACATTGATCTTGATTTTTATCCTGATTTGAAAGATCAATATAGTGAGGAAAATGCTAAACAGTTTGGTTATGACACAATAGAAACTACATCAACAGGTATTGCTCAAATACAGGCTAAAATATTGCAACTGCTTGATAACTTTAATAATCTTCCTTTAAATAAAACGATGGATCAGTTTAATCAATCACTTGCATCAACAGAAAGTTTGATAAAATCATTAAATCGAATGATGAGTAGTAAAGAGATGCAGAATATGCCTAAGGATCTGCAAAAAACTCTACGTTCATTGTCTGAAACATTAAAAGAATTCCAACCGGGTTCAGAAATGAACAATCAAATGAAAGAGAACTTGCAGAAAATTCAGCAGATGATGGATGAATTGACACCATTATTAAATACGTTAAATGATAAAAGTAATGCGCTGATATTTTCAGCTCCAGATAAACAAGATCTTGAACCGAAAGCAAAAGGTAAAAAATAA
- a CDS encoding PqiA/YebS family transporter subunit → MTIEKQHNDYELCPNCDLVVEVSDILLEHKAVCPRCNTTLAKNDVNMKFKSMMYAICSIVMMIAASRFVFIDIRLIGNFNGVSVIDIPKTLFFDNYSYISALFVLFVLLFPIINLSIIALLCSKLTLSKYRKRDLLVVYEKFQHWCMPEIFLTGVLVSFVKLMSYGNIGVTSSFWAFCLFAFFYIKALVIFSPETIWNEIKTNNFAKNELKTGKTAISQKLKLCGCCHAILPFEYVKCPRCKQKSQIRNRNKIQWTIALLVTSLLIYIPANLYGIMITVVLGSSSTSTIMDGVIYMWQAGDVPVALVIFTASVVIPILKIISLSWLCYFAIAIKRKTKQSCLKMKKLYSAVEFIGKWSMIDIFVVSVVCSLVRNQQMMGVYPDIGVVFFATVVIVTMIASQKFDPRLIWDHRAIRN, encoded by the coding sequence ATGACCATTGAAAAACAACATAATGATTATGAATTGTGCCCTAATTGCGATCTGGTTGTCGAAGTAAGTGATATTCTTTTAGAGCATAAAGCTGTATGTCCGCGTTGTAATACTACATTGGCTAAAAACGATGTAAATATGAAGTTTAAATCGATGATGTATGCGATATGTTCAATCGTTATGATGATAGCGGCTAGCAGGTTTGTATTTATCGATATACGTTTGATTGGCAATTTTAATGGTGTCAGTGTTATTGATATTCCTAAAACGCTATTTTTTGATAATTACAGCTATATTTCGGCACTATTCGTACTTTTCGTATTGTTATTTCCAATAATAAATTTATCTATTATTGCGTTGCTTTGTTCGAAATTAACACTTTCTAAATACCGAAAAAGAGATCTACTTGTCGTTTATGAAAAATTTCAACATTGGTGTATGCCTGAAATATTTCTTACTGGGGTTTTGGTCAGTTTTGTTAAATTGATGAGTTATGGCAATATTGGCGTTACGAGTTCTTTCTGGGCTTTTTGTTTGTTCGCTTTTTTTTATATTAAAGCGTTAGTCATTTTTTCACCCGAAACCATTTGGAATGAAATTAAAACTAATAATTTTGCCAAAAATGAACTAAAAACAGGAAAAACGGCAATCAGCCAAAAATTAAAGTTGTGTGGTTGTTGTCATGCTATTTTACCTTTCGAATATGTTAAATGCCCAAGATGTAAACAAAAAAGTCAGATTAGAAACCGAAATAAAATCCAATGGACTATTGCTTTATTAGTGACGTCATTACTTATCTACATTCCAGCTAATTTATATGGAATTATGATAACAGTTGTACTTGGATCATCGTCCACTTCAACTATTATGGATGGTGTAATTTATATGTGGCAAGCCGGTGATGTCCCTGTTGCACTTGTTATTTTTACAGCGAGTGTCGTTATCCCAATATTAAAAATCATTTCTCTTAGTTGGCTTTGTTATTTCGCAATAGCGATTAAGCGAAAAACAAAACAAAGCTGTTTAAAAATGAAAAAATTATATAGTGCAGTAGAATTTATTGGTAAATGGTCAATGATAGATATCTTTGTTGTTTCAGTAGTCTGTTCATTAGTCAGAAATCAACAAATGATGGGTGTATACCCTGATATTGGTGTAGTTTTTTTTGCTACTGTAGTTATTGTGACAATGATTGCATCTCAAAAATTTGATCCTCGCTTAATTTGGGATCATCGAGCAATTAGAAATTAG